The Thalassophryne amazonica chromosome 18, fThaAma1.1, whole genome shotgun sequence DNA window aattgattttaaaattttaatgtttgtttttaaagctatttatggccttgcacctccctacttgtctgaaattttaactttgcgcacctacagtaggacgttaagggcgtctggccagctttacttagatgttccaaggtcaagatataaacgctggggtgatcatgctttcgcagtagctggccccagactgtggaatgagctacctcttgagttacgtactattcctgacctagcactttttaaatctaagttaaagacttatttatttaaactggcttttaacacttagtggggaggtaacatgttctgttatttttatgttctttttttatgtgttgttttaaaattttattttacatgtgttttattttgtaaatttgtgtttttaatgttaagcactttggacaccagtcggtgctgtaaagcgctttataaataaatgttgattgaatgttgattgattgacagggactagaaggagagagcatatctcacccatattggcctctattcattggcttcctgttaattctagaatagaatttaaaattcttcttcttacttataaggttttgaataatcaggtcccatcttatcttagggacctcatagtactatattaccccaatagagcgcttcgctctcagactgcaggcttacttgtagttcctagggtttgtaagagtagaatgggaggcagagccttcagctttcaggctcctcttctctggaaccagctcccaattcagatcagggagacagacaccctctctacttttaagattaggcttaaaactttcctttttgctaaagcttatagttagggctggatcaggtgaccctgaaccatcccttagttatgctgctatagacttagactgctggggggttcccatgatgcactgagtgtttctttctctttttgctctgtatgcaccactctgcatttaatcattagtgattgatctctgctctcttccacagcatgtctttgtcctggttctctccctcagccccaaccagtcccagcagaggactgcccctccctgagcctggttctgctggaggtttcttcctgttaaaagggagtttttccttcccactgtcgccaagtgcttgctcacagggggtcgttttgaccattggggtttttccgtaattattgtatggccttgccttacaatataaagcgccttggggcaactgtttgttgtgatttggcgctatataaataaaattgatttgatttaaattaatctgttattttatgcttatttggattgagcagatcaatatttaagtcatcacaaatgaacacagttttttgattagtttttgagaacgttttttccatacagtcagtgaatgtttcaatactagatcctggtgctctatatatacagctgactaatacatttttgcttttttcttcacatatttcaatagttatacattctaataagttatcgatcacagttgtcatattgtctactattttataatccatgttcttatccacatacacagccactcctcctccactcttattctttctgtttacacaattaaattcatatccatccagttcaaaatccattcctttatcttcattgatccatgtttctgatatagcaattatgttaaatatttttttaaattgacttaaatattctttaatgttgttaaagtttgcatatagacttctgctgttgaaatggattattgataatttgttatccgttctaatgatccgattaaactgttcatctgtataatagcaacaactgtcattgatatttgagaagaaattattgtccgggtctatatcgtgctccaagtccagtacattgtggtctgtgtatttaaatgttctcagttctacttttccatgatcagcaatcatttgagttatatccttcttgtctccagatgtagatgatgtagtagatgaataggttcctctggtctgtgtcatggtgttgtgatgtgtttgtgtcctcataccttattggtcatatttgtccagatcctcgatgttcctgattaccataaccttcgcttgttctggtgttccattcaatttgataaatgttttgcagttggatgtccatgtctgttgaatttttccctgcttttttaagaaacgagctttcctggtgatgtctgcgtttcttttggtcagatgttcattgatgaatacgtttgttcctttgagtttccgtccctgtttcaacaatgccattttatgttttctgttgacaaacctcattataactgctcgcttgtctccatcctctctcctgggcagggggggtggcacgcttcaatgttattacagtccatttgaatacctttagattgcaggaagtcagccacctgttgttccactgagctactcgctggcctcccctctgctgtcttctgacaccgcccgtgcgtaggatcgaggtttaatatgaattcctgtaataataacgtcgttcatccttgtgtactgttccaactccgcaacacggttctccaggtacaccagacgccggtctttctcggcattctggatccggagagccttcacttctttcaccagctccataatggatttctgctgcattttaacaacagagatttcctcagacaaaaagtccagggacttcttgatatcgtctccctcctccgccgtcagtgccttcttcggacccatggtcagataactccgcgctggcgcctcgggcttcaggtggagccgcgccggtggatgtgcactgacgcctcgggcctcggtgaagccgcgccggtggaactgcgctgacgccacggtcttcaggtggagccgcaccggtggaaaacaatcctgctgtggatcagcgaacttcacactaataatgtgattattaactgtcagatgaaTGATGATGAAtgatggatcactccttaatctgtgtaatccccataaaatcgtcactgaaagccatattaattttctgaacggtgtccacctggaggtctctcacagtttctggaaaaaaattgatgcagcaaagctccaaatcgttcagacatttattcgcaataaaaaacgacgagaggggtggaccagtgctcacacaaagcctgctcacaggcgaataacgcaaatgacaggcgtgaaaaaactcacacgtgcacgaaggttcaagcttggctgatgcaatcacacgtgattcaaagccatatggtttttgaaaaaaataaaaaggtcggatacttttctaacagacctcgtatatcaaaatatgtttaaaaaataatcatCATGAAAATTATATGTATTTTTGGAAGACCTCTCATGGCCCCCATGCAATGCCCAAAGTGGGGTCCGCGGCCCCCTGGTGGGCCACGGACCCCACTTTGGGAGAGACTGccttattgtatgtatgtatgtatttatttattttaccactcTTTCTTTTATTTGAACACCCCGCTGTCACTCGCACTCTCACCTGATAACGTGTGTGTTATCACCTGACAGCTTTGGTGTGCCTGCCtgcactgacatgatctgagcgaCACGCCCACTTGGGCTCACGGCTGCCTGTCACCCTTTGCTCCACATGACAGATGGACGTTGTGATCGCGTGTCACGTGGCTGTCCGCTTGGATGCCGTGCTGGCCGCGGACTGCCGTGTCATATGGGGTTTATATGGAATCTATGTGAGTCATATGGGACAGtgcttttgtgagcattttttattttttaactctgTTGTGGCGGCATGTGTACACTGCTGCCTGGTGATCCCACCTCCAGAGGGACATGGTGAATATGTCATGGTGGGTGGTCCACAGCTCTGACATGTCGGTCAGCTGCATGCGCCAAGCATGTCACATGCATCGACTCGCATGGACATGCAGCATGCTGCATGCACCTGCATGTCTGGTATTACAGCTGTAATGATCATAATGCCCCATATACATTGTGTAATGGGAGGAAATGGCAATGTTTGTTACATgacatccatcatggacatgacaggccatccagatgtgcacactgtgctggacagcgatTGCACTGCACTCCAGCTGCCGTTTGAGCATTTTCCATCTCAGCCACaccttgacaatgttggattgtggTTTGCTGGTGGAGACACATGCCACACttacacgccatttgtgttgcctcccgtcttgtgcacgagcatggactcccaaatctcctgtataatttcctgtgttTCAACCCATGAGTTTCAATTATGTTAGTAGCATGGCCcacgcagagggtcacccctttgagtcatggtctgcttgaggtttcttcctcaaatcatcagagggaatttatctttaccactatcacctgtgtgcttgctctaggggttgtaaggttaaaccttacttgtgtgaagcaccttgaggcaactctgttgtgatttttctTTACTacaattcttctctacaagagtcaagacagaagtcagaccaccagagcaagaattttagctgaggaagcttctgcgatttgaagcaaaacgtcctcgcatcaagcaacccagtccagtcgaagattcaagcttctctaccaatcttgtgatttggtgctatataaaagaaaataaactgaaacaaattgaaattgagaacTGAACCTGGAAGATGTCCGGCCAGAACAACAAATGTAAAATGATAACAGTATGGTACATGCTTAAAAATTTGGCATCATTAggaagaattttatttatttaagataAGAGGTAGACTGctgtggttagaggtccggatggaACCGGACGCTTACAAGGTCAAACACTgggagcaagaaccagaacaggttgtgaacaaaaagagatttatttacaacaaTAAATAACTTAAAGTACTGTGCTGAGCTGGAAAAAGCCTGCTAAGCTGAGACTGGGCCCACATATTAGTGGTGGAAGTTCGTGAGCCACTGAACACACAGggccagacttgggagtctgagaacaaactggagtcctggagtatatggagctgAAACTGGAGCCAGGTGGGATGCAGAGAGCTGAGGAACTAGGAGGACAGAGGAGAGCCCAGGTGAGTGACTGCACTTGTAACACTGGAAGCTGGTGCTGCACCTCTtctgatgcagttccaattaagcaggacttgactttcgAGATGACTTAGAAAGTTCTTAGCTCTTCTGCATCAGACCTCATACAGTTCTTGAAATTAGTTCTTagaaacagttcttagtcatgcacagtcacaaacaggagcagcatgagaatgggatctcacagacatgcaaGAACTTAACTGAACATGGGGAGAGCTGTGCGCTTCAGAGGCAGAGACCaaatgagttccaaagtgacgttgtgCAGAGAGCAGCATGGGAGCCACGCAGGAAAGTGTCTGGAAACAATAAAGGATCAACAGCTCTACTGCGGGAATTAGAGATGGCCAGGTTACCTAGAGATGAGCTACGGGAAGCTTAGATGTCAGTGCGCATTGAAGCGGCAGGAATGACAAGATGGAGAATCTGGCATGGTCAAGGACATGGATTCATCATGGAAAGCTCATGGAAGAGCCAAATCCAGCTGGTCAGGGTCACGGAACAAAGTCTCTGGCCaagactgagctcagagccggggtttaagtagccGGCTTCTGATCAAGCGCTCATGCGAGTCAGCTGTGAGGAgaagatgagctgcaggtgttccttggctctgCAGTGCGCCACCTGGagagaaaacagacaaactacacacaagaggttCAAAATGGGAAgaagagaggcagacaaaggtAGACCATGacatagaccaggggtggccaagttcggtcctcgagagccacattcctgacagccttagttgtctccctgctccagcacacctgaatccaCTGAAAGACTCGttggcagacttttaatgagcctttccattggattcaggtgtgttggagcaggagacaactaagagtgtcaggaatgtggctctcgaggaccgaacttggccacccctgacataGACTCTGCTAACTCGCCATGCACACTCCtcaacagtaggtggcagtatgcacTTAATATCAGCTGCTATTTGCcaaagtaccaaaaaaaaaaaaaaaaacgttttggcACCATCCCAGCCACATGTATCTGTTCTTTAATTCTTGTTTTACTTTTCATTCTGTTTTGTGTTTCACCTCATAATAATGTGATGTTTTTCTTTTCATGTGGACTGAGATCAATGTTTGAAACAGGTGTCTAAAAggtttcaaagggctttgaagcGTGGTTTGAGTCAGCCAATGTAGTACCACAGAGACGTTTTGGCTTCATCCACAGCAACGTACTGTCTAGTCTTGAATTTCTGTTTTACGTTCCCATTctgttgtacaaagtgaaaagtaTGTTATACTTTATTAAAGATGTTGCTGGTTGAACATCTGACTGAAAATCACTAACAGTCATTGCTACATATATTTGGTTACATTCTCTCAGAATGTGGAGTGGCACCTCTGAGCTCAAGAATTGTGGGTGGTGTAAATGCATCAGCTGGATCATGGCCCTGGCAGGTCAGCCTTCAGATTATTTCCGGCAGTCAAACCTATCACATCTGTGGAGGGACTCTGATCAGCAGCCAGTGGGTGCTCACTGCAGCTCACTGCCGTGTAATGTAAGAAGAACTGATCTTTACAATCACAAACCTGACAAATAATGATACGTTACTGTAATTTCCACTCATTGCATGATTTCACTTATTTGTGTCTATTTTATGTGCAGATCAAACACCAGTTGGTGGATTGTTGTCATGGGCCAAGTGAATCTGGCTACCCCAAGTGATCATACGCAGATCCACCTCATCTCCAagttcattattcatccttcatacaCCACAGTAATCACTGGCAATGACATTGCCCTGATTCAACTCAGGGGCCCAGTCAACTTCACCAATTACGTCAGACCGATCTGCCTGGCAAGTAACTCCAGCCTGTTCTACACCAACACCACGTGCTGGTCCACAGGATGGGGCCAAATCAGCAGCAGTGGTTAGTGTTTACTCAGTCTTTATTTATACAATGAATGTTTCACATACAACATACATACATGCAAAATCACAGTCAATCTCCTCAGAGGCAGATCAAGAGTATCAGGATGCCCATTCAGTTAAAGCAGTTAGAGACCAAAAAGATATGTCAGAACCATTAACCTGGTGTCAGTTCTGTCAGTCAAAGTGAGTCTGTGACAGGAGAGAATTTTGTTCTTATGAATAACTGTTAATGCTGAGCCCTGTgataaactggcgtcctgtccagggtgtaccccgccttatgccctatgactgctgggataggctccagtgagcaggtattgaaaatggatggatgatgttaATGCTGATATATTACTGAGGAAGAGGCTGCCAAAATCTCATTTAAACTTGCGATgtataaacatatttttaactGTGTGCACAAAAATggaaccaataataataataacatatttatgaaggtggcacggtggcttagtggttaacaatgTTGTCCCACAGCAAGTAGGTAATGGGATGACTCTCAGCCTGGTCATTCCTGCTTTTTGCATGTTCTTGTGTTCATGttagttctctctgggtgctctggcttcatcCTACTCCacaaacatgcaggttagatgaactggaaacttaaattgaccatagaggtggatgtgtttgtttgtctatttgtggccctgcgacagatgaGCATCCTTTCCAGGGTGCATCCCCGCCTCTcgccctctgactgctgggataggctccagctcccccatgaccctcaAATGGAGTAACTGGATATAGAAAAAGAATGAATATTTAGGTGACAATTTCCACCAAATATACAAAATGCCCCTTTGAACTGTAACTTGATTATGATTCCTCACTTCTAAGTACTTTTCTATAAAGGCATCCTCTAATTCAGACCTGGGCATTGTACGACCCTCGGGCCTCATCAGGCCCTTTGGCTGTGTCTGACTGCCCCACATGAGATGATTTAGAAATTGCAAATTATATGTGATTATGTTACACATCATGCATGAAATAACAACagtgttgcttttatttttaaGGTGTCCTTTACTCTCAGTTTTCCGTACTTTCAGAGTTCTCAAGTCTCACTCGTGCTTTAAACcggtcctgtcaggtctcacGCACTCGGCATGAGACTCAACATGTTGTCAGGCTGGATGCAAGATATAATATTTGCATCATCCCTGGAACACAACATCCGTGAGACACATGCACCGCATTCAAAAatcactttattgtttttctccTGGTTGCCATCAGCAAGTcatttgtgtctgttcctctgcagGACGAGGAGGGGGGCAGGGGGTCAGCCTGCTGTATGTTTGagtgtaaataaaagccacataGAGAGGACACCAGCACGCAAAATCTAGGAACCACGTATTGAACCACATTTGAGTTTAAAAACTGCATGTTTAAGACGACATGCCGCGCAACTAGTCAAACATAAATTATAAACGTACTGCAAAGTAAATGCATCCGACATGAATAACAATTAAACTTTTAATGGAAAGAAAAgcctacatttacac harbors:
- the LOC117530592 gene encoding serine protease 27-like, translating into MAPWTLWLFLTCLIIIRLQSSAQGSSTPECGVAPLSSRIVGGVNASAGSWPWQVSLQIISGSQTYHICGGTLISSQWVLTAAHCRVISNTSWWIVVMGQVNLATPSDHTQIHLISKFIIHPSYTTVITGNDIALIQLRGPVNFTNYVRPICLASNSSLFYTNTTCWSTGWGQISSSEPLPSPFSTAGGSGSCDWK